Proteins co-encoded in one Astyanax mexicanus isolate ESR-SI-001 chromosome 1, AstMex3_surface, whole genome shotgun sequence genomic window:
- the tmem244 gene encoding transmembrane protein 244 isoform X3, which yields MFLDYCCRCCGSILIKRHGQLPFNSKLNDTWVVLQNLLMCMVCFYSLYYIVVSLCIGILKVEEVDSLLAPFDYTTQPSWHSPKYLVGVISTEVTYFLGGLIFAWIVEEWVWDYAITVTLLHVGLTVAIMADFPSTEHWWMALGSGLAMMIFGGQLLAYRLFRNNFVHPADLQNF from the exons ATGTTTTTGGACTACTGCTGTCGGTGCTGTGGGAGCATTCTGATCAAACGACATGGCCAACTGCCATTCAACAGCAAGCTCAACGACACCTGG GTTGTTCTTCAGAACCTGCTAATGTGCATGGTGTGCTTTTACTCCCTTTACTACATTGTGGTCAGTTTGTGCATCGGCATCCTCAA GGTAGAAGAAGTTGACAGTTTATTAGCTCCGTTTGACTACACCACACAACCATCATGGCACAGCCCAAAGTATTTAG TGGGTGTGATCTCGACAGAGGTGACGTATTTTCTGGGTGGGCTCATATTCGCCTGGATTGTGGAAGAATGGGTGTGGGATTATGCCATCACAGTCACTCTCCTGCACGTCGGTCTCACTGTTGCAA TCATGGCTGACTTCCCTTCTACGGAACACTGGTGGATGGCTCTGG GTTCTGGCTTGGCCATGATGATCTTTGGGGGGCAGCTGCTGGCATATCGACTCTTCAGGAATAATTTCGTCCATCCGGCAGATCTCCAAAACTTCTGA
- the tmem244 gene encoding transmembrane protein 244 isoform X1 has protein sequence MSAGAGDSQSCSAGSKRWRDGTAGRLELAISLARTPAPLPRFRLLAQRLQRDLFRLAGSGNAADLSRPSARSSARRPSVVLQNLLMCMVCFYSLYYIVVSLCIGILKVEEVDSLLAPFDYTTQPSWHSPKYLVGVISTEVTYFLGGLIFAWIVEEWVWDYAITVTLLHVGLTVAIMADFPSTEHWWMALGSGLAMMIFGGQLLAYRLFRNNFVHPADLQNF, from the exons atgtccgctggagccggagatagtcaatcttgttcggcagggagcaaacgttggagagatggaaccgctggccggctggagttagccattagcttagcgcggactccggctcccttaccgcgctttcggctcctcgcgcaacgcttgcagagagacctcttccggctagcaggctcaggaaatgccgcggatcttagcaggcctagcgcgcgtagctccgctcgtagaccgtct GTTGTTCTTCAGAACCTGCTAATGTGCATGGTGTGCTTTTACTCCCTTTACTACATTGTGGTCAGTTTGTGCATCGGCATCCTCAA GGTAGAAGAAGTTGACAGTTTATTAGCTCCGTTTGACTACACCACACAACCATCATGGCACAGCCCAAAGTATTTAG TGGGTGTGATCTCGACAGAGGTGACGTATTTTCTGGGTGGGCTCATATTCGCCTGGATTGTGGAAGAATGGGTGTGGGATTATGCCATCACAGTCACTCTCCTGCACGTCGGTCTCACTGTTGCAA TCATGGCTGACTTCCCTTCTACGGAACACTGGTGGATGGCTCTGG GTTCTGGCTTGGCCATGATGATCTTTGGGGGGCAGCTGCTGGCATATCGACTCTTCAGGAATAATTTCGTCCATCCGGCAGATCTCCAAAACTTCTGA
- the tmem244 gene encoding transmembrane protein 244 isoform X2: MSAGAGDSQSCSAGSKRWRDGTAGRLELAISLARTPAPLPRFRLLAQRLQRDLFRLAGSGNAADLSRPSARSSARRPSVVLQNLLMCMVCFYSLYYIVVSLCIGILKVEEVDSLLAPFDYTTQPSWHSPKYLVGVISTEVTYFLGGLIFAWIVEEWVWDYAITVTLLHVGLTVSWLTSLLRNTGGWLWVLAWP, from the exons atgtccgctggagccggagatagtcaatcttgttcggcagggagcaaacgttggagagatggaaccgctggccggctggagttagccattagcttagcgcggactccggctcccttaccgcgctttcggctcctcgcgcaacgcttgcagagagacctcttccggctagcaggctcaggaaatgccgcggatcttagcaggcctagcgcgcgtagctccgctcgtagaccgtct GTTGTTCTTCAGAACCTGCTAATGTGCATGGTGTGCTTTTACTCCCTTTACTACATTGTGGTCAGTTTGTGCATCGGCATCCTCAA GGTAGAAGAAGTTGACAGTTTATTAGCTCCGTTTGACTACACCACACAACCATCATGGCACAGCCCAAAGTATTTAG TGGGTGTGATCTCGACAGAGGTGACGTATTTTCTGGGTGGGCTCATATTCGCCTGGATTGTGGAAGAATGGGTGTGGGATTATGCCATCACAGTCACTCTCCTGCACGTCGGTCTCACTGTT TCATGGCTGACTTCCCTTCTACGGAACACTGGTGGATGGCTCTGG GTTCTGGCTTGGCCATGA
- the LOC125781400 gene encoding uncharacterized protein LOC125781400: MLAKVEYGGKQKYIKIPQSEETLEYQRFLQDIATKFGLQPENLKEDQLVLTDESGTEVDEDIFEDLVKSGVLNFKFSFRQPVLDLEVQIVSQESSSSVVSDTPLSPLSSSSSDSTVILESTKRRRVAELMDRDQAKHMVEDVLKANPKGEEIFMEYNKTKTLTDGKRKQMVNILVADMIETHGRIPPSSARTNYALGIVTLFPYLQDPYSENGYEHYYDPVGKG, from the exons ATGCTAGCTAAAGTTGAGTATGGaggaaaacaaaaatacatcAAGATTCCACAGTCTGAGGAAACCTTGGAATACCAAAGATTTCTTCAAGACa TTGCCACAAAATTTGGTCTGCAACCTGAAAACCTGAAAGAAGATCAGCTCGTCTTAACTGATGAATCAGGAACAGAAGTAGATGAAGATATCTTCGAGGACCTTGTGAAGTCAGGTGTACTGAACTTCAAATTTTCCTTTAGACAACCAGTTCTAG ATCTGGAAGTCCAAATTGTTAGTCAGGAATCATCTTCTTCTGTAGTGTCAGACACTCCATTATCCCCATTGTCATCCAGTTCATCCGACTCCACAGTCATCCTTGAATCAACAAAGAGAAGGAGGGTAGCAGAATTGATGGATCGGGATCAAGCAAAACAT ATGGTTGAAGATGTCCTCAAGGCCAATCCAAAGGGTGAAGAAATCTTCATGGAGTATAACAAGACCAAAACTCTTACAGATGGAAAACGGAAACAAATGGTGAACATCCTGGTGGCTGATATGATCGAGACACATGG gaggaTTCCACCATCAAGTGCACGAACTAATTATGCGCTGGGAATTGTGACTCTGTTTCCATACCTCCAAGATCCATACTCTGAAAATGGATAT GAACACTACTACGATCCTGTGGGTAAAGGA
- the LOC125801716 gene encoding uncharacterized protein LOC125801716: MRHSTDESVVKERMRATFQYRQKLVRDKDASMSVLDNFPRFLDIPGLIDQDFAMMFGDEVSSRFLAKWPTFFKPRVISDCRTLAPNQYAEELLSAIEPQPEDIYGWDSDMSAILLLLHLLPPTARGQKKTAKISSAQAANHLVRYIPEGASLTTFLERAETKQPFLLCIGEQKNKILKFYIIIDQKAVPCKAQTSVAAFDELFKAHYVFSLSYDEALSNFYTFVQTTVYNIDIGVTKESPRVKELRARLLQHNI, translated from the exons ATGAGGCACTCAACAGATGAATCTGTGGTCAAAGAGAGAATGAGGGCAACTTTCCAGTATAGACAAAAGCTGGTTCGTGATAAAGATGCGTCAATGTCTGTTCTGGACAACTTTCCTCGTTTCCTTGACATTCCTGGATTG ATTGACCAGGACTTTGCCATGATGTTTGGAGATGAGGTGTCCAGTAGGTTTCTAGCGAAGTGGCCTACTTTTTTCAAGCCCAGAGTCATAAGCGACTGCAGGACACTCGCCCCAAATCAGTATGCTGAGGAACTGCTGTCAGCAATTGAACCCCAACCTGAGGATATCTATG GTTGGGACAGTGACATGTCAGCAATTCTCCTGCTTCTACATCTACTTCCCCCAACTGCGAGAGGCCAGAAAAAAACAGCGAAGATCAGTTCAGCCCAGGCAGCTAACCATCTTGTGCGATACATTCCA GAAGGAGCCAGTCTCACTACCTTCCTTGAAAGAGCTGAAACGAAACAGCCCTTCCTCCTCTGCATTGGTGAGCAAAAGAACAAAATCTTAAAGTTCTACATCATCATTGACCAGAAGGCTGTTCCATGCAAGGCTCAGACATCGGTGGCTGCTTTTGATGAGCTATTTAAAGCTCACTATGTCTTCAGTCTCTCCTATGATGAAGCTCTGAGCAATTTTTATACATTTGTGCAGACCACAGTGTATAATATTGATATTGGAGTTACCAAGGAGAGCCCTCGGGTTAAGGAGCTTAGAGCAAGACTGCTACAGCACAACATCTGA